The genomic stretch GCTTGAGAGCCTGCCTAACAGATGTCTTAAACTCACCCAACACGCCCAGTAGCTGTTCGCTGTCATCATCAATATAGACAAGGACACTCCTCCTTGACTCATAGGGCTGCATAATCGGCACGTGAGGCATCTCTTCCGTTATTGGAACGAACTTGAGTGATAGACCAATATCTTTTGCCAAAACGGTCAGGTACTTACGAGCCTGGTAGAATGCTGCTCCGGAAGTCTTGACCTTATCTGCTGCTGCGTAGACACCGCCAAGTAGCTCAAACTCTTGAGGTAAGTTATCTTCGCCGTCGTCCTTATGGAGAAGTGTGTGGCCCTTGCCCATCTCAAATAAGACAAATTGGCTATAACCTGAGCGTAGGTTGGGAGCCACCTTTTCGAGCAAACTTGGCATCAAGCTCATACGATAATACTGTAGGTCTGGGCTTAAAGCGTTACTCAACTGAAAAGCCAGTTTGCGATCTTGCCCGACTTTATCAAGCAGGTTACCGTGAACAAATGAGTAAGTTAAGACTTCGTTAGCACCAGCCTTACTGAGTGATCTACGGATGGCAGATCGTAGATCAAAGAACTGATTACGTCGGGCGGGAGTAAGGTCACGTGTCGGCAATACTAGTGGGAAGTTGTCATAACCATACAGCCGGCCAACTTCTTCGACCAGGTCTTCAGGTATCTCTATATCGGTTCGCCAGAATGGGGCAGTCACTTGGATCCAGTCATTCGCAACAGTCACGTCAAATTCAACGTTTCTAAGCAGAGTAGCCATCTCGCTTGCTGCAAGACTAGAGCCAAGCCGCTCATTGATAAACTGTGCGTCAATGCGTATAGGCTCGTGGAGGCTGTGACGCTCTAGGGTGCCGTCCAATAGATGGATGTCATCGATTGTTCTGCTCGCCACCTTACCACTAGCGTAATGGGTGATCTCCTCGGTAATCTTATTAACAACTGCTAGGTTCTGGAGAGGTGATTGACCTTTGGTAAAACGCGTCACGGCGTCGGTAAAGATGCCATGTGTCATGGCAGTCCTGCGCATAGCGTACATGTCCCAAGTAGCCGCCTCTATAATCAAATTGGTTGTAGTTTCACTGACTTCTGTCTCGCCACCACCCATGGCACCACCGAGACAGATAAGCTGCTTGTTAGTTGCGACCATCATAGCCCCAGCCCATGGCTCAATTGTCTTGCCATTAAGAAGGGTGATTTTCTCACCTTCTCTTGGGTGACGCACGACTAACGCAGCCTTGCCGTTCTCTGACAACGCCGCCACTTTGTCGTAGTCATACGCATGGATCGGCTGACCCGTGAGAACCATATAGAGATTAGTCAGGTCAACGACATTGTTAATTGGGCGAATATCAACCTTGGCGAGCTCTATCTGTAACCAAAGAGGACTAGGTCCAACTTTGACGTCGCGCACCGTCAGAGCCGTGAAGCGCGGGACAAGTTCAGGCAGCTGATTGTCGAATCCTAAGCTTAATTCGTCGCCATCAGGAGAGAGCGTCCCCAGTTCAGGCTTATACCATTCAGGGCTCTTGTACACCTCGTGCTTGATACCGGCAAGTTCTCGGGCGACCCCAAGATAACCGAAGCAGTCTGGTCGATGAGTGAACATCTTATTCTCGATATCGATAACCAGATCATCCTTCAGATTGTAGTAGTCAGCAAAGAGAACGCCTGGCTCAACCTCGTCTTTGATTTCGAGAATACCTTCGTGGTAGTCACCGAGTGCGAGTTCCCGAGGGCTGGCCATCATTCCGTTACTGGCACGCCCTCGTATCTCCTTCTTCTCAATGACAAATGGCTCGTTGCTATCGACAGATTCCGGGACAACATGCCCGGGCGGTATCCAGACTGCAAGCATGCCCTCACGAACATTCGGAGCTCCGCAGACGATCTGTACATAACCATCTGAGTCACGCTCAACTCCGTCAACCTGCTTATCGTCGTCAACGAGACAGAGGTGGAGTTTATCGGCATTCGGGTGATCTTCGCAGCGTATGACTCTGACGATTCGTAGCCCTACATAGCGTTTACCGAGATCAATTGTCTCTTCAATGGCGCCCAGTTGTTTGTTAATCCTATCAATGAGCGCGTCAACGCCATCGGCTGTCGGATCACCGGCGCTATGGTAAGTCCGGTTAAGATATTTGATAGTATTTAGGCTAACTTTCATTGCTTGGTTGTCCCAAATTATGCAAACTGCCTTAAGAAGTCGAGCTTCGCTGATTCAAAGTAACGTATATCTTCGATGCCATATTTGATCATGACTGGTCGTTCGATGCCACCACCCCACGCGAATCCCGTGTAAATCGTTGGATCAATCCCGGCTTCCTTGAGAACGTTGGGGTGGATCATGCCACAACCAAGCAACTCGATCCAACCGGTGTGGCTACAGACTGGGCAACCTCGTTGCTCACAGAAGATACACTCTGCCGCAAACTCAAAACTGGGTTCGGTAAATGGGAAGTAGAATGGCTGTGTCTTTATCTTAAGATCACGTTGATAGTAGGCTTGCATGAATTCCTTGAGCGTTGCGATGAGCATGTTGGCACCTATCCCTTTGCCTACATAGACGCCCTCGAGCTGATAAAAAGTGTGTTCATGACGCGGATCCAGGTCCTCGTTTCGGAAGACTCGACCGGGAATGACGACAGCGATCGAACCCCCTTTATCCAGGTTCTCTCTATACCGCTTCAGGATGCGGTTCTGCATCGTACTGGTGTGGGCAGGGGCAATCAACTGCCTGCCTGATGTGTCCGTCTGCACAGTAACGAAAGTGTCATAGTCGTCACGCGCGGGATGACCCTCGGGGAAGTTAAGGCTGCCAAACATATGATAATCATCATCAATTTCTGGTGATTCGACGACCATAAAGCCCATCCGATAGAAGATGTCTAGAATATATTCAAGTTCACTCATGAGAGGGTGTCTACTGCCTTCTTCGCTATCCAGAAGCCTAGGATGTTCGTCGGTTGGCGTATTAATATCAAATGGCGCGGTGACATCAATTGGGGTCTGTGACGTAGCCAGCACACCTTCAGCGTTGGCCAAACCTTCAAGCTCAGCCTTGAGCTGATTTATTTGGCGCCCCAGTTCAGCCCTCTGGTCTGGCTCGCTCTTGCCTACCTCTGCATAAAGTGACCTGAGCTCGGGTGCCCTCATTACATCTGACCTATTGTCAGAACTGGCCAGACGGTCTCGTAGTAGCTTGGCTACCTCGGCAACGCGAGGATCTGAATATTCCATACTTGTCATCATTATAACAAGTTTACAGAATAGACCAACAGATTAGAATGGGCCCGCGATAGAAAGGTAGGGCTTAGGATCCCCTGCATAACCAGGATGTTCGAGGAGACGTGCTCGTACATGCTCGATACCAGCCGAGAGTGGATCACGTGAATCTCCTAGCCCCAGGGCAGTGCCGATACGCCCAAGCTGCCGCTCACTGTAGAGACTCCCGAGGCCATCTTCGTCGAATTCGATGCCATTGACGCCACGTCGCACATCAACTGGTACCCACTCACCCAGTGGTGCACCGTCCGGATATTCTGTGGGGTCTAAAGTAAGAGTTCTGTACGGCATTTACCATATTATAACATCGTTATAGTATGTTCGCTACTTCAGCCACGAGCAAGTGAGAGTGGCATAGGCAATTGATCATCCGGGTTGGCATCATTATGTTCTCCGATCAATTCAGCAACACGCGCAACAGTTAATGGCCATTCCGGATGGTCGACATCGGCTATGTTATCAATATCTTCAGGTGTAAGCTCTCGAGGATGGGCAAGAACTGCGAGAAATCCAAGTCTAGAAAGCGGACGCTCTTCGCTGTATTCTGCATGAACAAAATGCTGCGTAAGATAGTTCGGGTTATGACCATTGCCCTCTCTGAAAAATGCCATAACAAAAGCTAGCGATCGCGCCACTGCACCAAGTTGCTTATGTGCATCGACCATATCCATGTGATGCTGAACAACTGAAGGCGCAAGATCACCTAGACCAACTTGCCCGAGCATGAAAGCAAATGCCGAGGAGTCTCTAAAATAGATTCTATTACCCCAAACTTCAACTCCAAGTGGCGAAACAAACCTTCTAAACCCTTTTGGGTCCACGGCATCATCAGCTGTAAGAACGGCATCAGTGTCGCTTTCCTGACCGATAAGTGGCGCAGCCCTCAAAGCCTGTTCTAAGTTTGCACGATGCATGAATGTCATGGGGTCTAAAATGACCTGTTTCAAACAAGTTGTCAACTTACAGGTAAAGTCACGTAGTCAAAAGCTACATCAACCCCTACTTCTAAGCGTAATCTGTCTAAGGAGCATTCCTCGTCTGTCGATTGTCTGCAATAAGATATACCTGGCAGCCTCTTTAACGAATTCTAAAGTGGTGCGCGGTGATCGGTGCTCGTTAAGGAGGCTCGCGTAGTGGCCGTCTCTTCTAATGATCTCTTGTGAGGTCATAACACCCTCAACTGGTATTCCGTACCTCACGTAGAGAACTGCCGCATTTACGGCATGGAGACCAACACTCAATAGTCCAATATGACTGTATCTCTTGAGTAGTGGTAGACAATTCTCGGCGTTCTGAGCGGTGTCCATTGACTCCTCCTCAGTTATGATGTCGTTTCCATCGATCCCCGAGAACTCTTTCATCAGATAGTCTCTCCCGGCGGACGCTTCTGACGGAAGATCGGGGCCCGCAGTCTTGCCACCACTAAGAAGTAGCTTGAGACCAGGTCGGGACTGTGCAACTATGGCTGCGGCTGTGAGGTTGAGGATGCTATCAGGACCCAAATGATTCGGCGCCTGACGTATCCTGCGTCGTGATGAGCCAATGCCGATGTTCTTCATGAGCACAACGAGTATATCCATGTTCTCAGGTAAATTGCCTCGTTTCGTCGCTAAGCCCATACAGGCTTTGATATCACTCGCATTTCCGTCAGTCAAGCTCAGACTGGCCTACGCATCTTATGAATCTATTGCCCATTTGTAAGCCGTGCGGATAGAATGATGGTATGGCTAAAGACTCCACCTTTGACATCGTTTCGGACTTTGACCTATCTGAGATGCACAACGCCATCGACCAGTCCAAAAGAGAGATAGCCAACCGATACGATTTTAAAGGGACAGCCGCAGAGTTAACATTCGACCCAAAGGGTCACGGCAGTGGCAGTCTCGTAATCATGGGTGATAACGACTTCCATATTGAGAGCATCTTAGACATCGTTCGAAAGAAACTGGCCAGTCGCGGTATCTCACAGAAGACACTTGATACGTCATTGCCAGAGACGACGGCAAATATGGTCGTTCGTAAGGAAGTTTATCTTAGGAAAGGTCTTGACCAAGAGAAAGCCAAGCAGATCACCAACCTAATTAGGCAGCAGTTCCCGAAGATCAAAGCTCAAATACAGGGGGACACCGTACGAGTCAGTAGCCAGAGTAAAGACGAGCTTCAACGCTTGATGCAAACACTGCGCGACACTTCTTTGGAATTTCCGATTAACTTTGTGAACTATCGATGAAAGACGGCGACCTACTCGGCCAGGCAAAAGCAGTCCTCGAGCGTAATGACAACGGCAACTGGACTCAAGCGGCCCTTGATATGTACCCCAACCAGTGGTTCTGGGACTCTTGCTTCATAGCCATCGGCCTCTCGCATTACAAGCCCGAACGGGCCATCCGAGAGTTAAGATCTATCTGTGCTGGGCAGTGGGATAACGGGATGATCCCAAACGAAGTCTTCCATCACGATCACCAGTCAGGTTCTCGTCTGTGGCGCAGCGAAGTATCACCACAGGCACCACCAACCATTAAGACCAGTGGCATCACCCAGCCGCCACTTCTTGCAGAAGCGGTCTGGCGTATCGGCGAGAGACTAACTGCACCGAAGCGCAACAAGCTCTTTGAAGAGTTCTATCCGAAGCTGGTGGCATATCACACGTGGCTTTATACCGAGCGCAACCCACACCATGAGGGCTTAGTTGTTCTCCTCCATCCATGGGAGACCGGGACCGATGACACACCCCCTTGGATAACTGAACTCCATACACACTGGACTCCGTTCTGGATAAGTCTGATCGGGGCAGTTCACGCTGATAAGCTGATTGATCTCATCAGGCAGGATCTCCAGAGTGCTTCTATTGAACAACGGATGTCTACCATGGACGCTCTGCGCCTCTACAATATCGTCGTTCGTATGAGGCGAAAGAAATACCAGACTAACCTGATCCTCAAGCATGGCTTGTTTGCTATCGAAGACCTCTTTTTTAACTCGATCTTGATACGCAACAATCAAATCCTTGAAGAGA from Candidatus Saccharimonadales bacterium encodes the following:
- a CDS encoding phenylalanine--tRNA ligase subunit alpha, producing MEYSDPRVAEVAKLLRDRLASSDNRSDVMRAPELRSLYAEVGKSEPDQRAELGRQINQLKAELEGLANAEGVLATSQTPIDVTAPFDINTPTDEHPRLLDSEEGSRHPLMSELEYILDIFYRMGFMVVESPEIDDDYHMFGSLNFPEGHPARDDYDTFVTVQTDTSGRQLIAPAHTSTMQNRILKRYRENLDKGGSIAVVIPGRVFRNEDLDPRHEHTFYQLEGVYVGKGIGANMLIATLKEFMQAYYQRDLKIKTQPFYFPFTEPSFEFAAECIFCEQRGCPVCSHTGWIELLGCGMIHPNVLKEAGIDPTIYTGFAWGGGIERPVMIKYGIEDIRYFESAKLDFLRQFA
- a CDS encoding YdcF family protein; amino-acid sequence: MKNIGIGSSRRRIRQAPNHLGPDSILNLTAAAIVAQSRPGLKLLLSGGKTAGPDLPSEASAGRDYLMKEFSGIDGNDIITEEESMDTAQNAENCLPLLKRYSHIGLLSVGLHAVNAAVLYVRYGIPVEGVMTSQEIIRRDGHYASLLNEHRSPRTTLEFVKEAARYILLQTIDRRGMLLRQITLRSRG
- a CDS encoding trehalase family glycosidase: MKDGDLLGQAKAVLERNDNGNWTQAALDMYPNQWFWDSCFIAIGLSHYKPERAIRELRSICAGQWDNGMIPNEVFHHDHQSGSRLWRSEVSPQAPPTIKTSGITQPPLLAEAVWRIGERLTAPKRNKLFEEFYPKLVAYHTWLYTERNPHHEGLVVLLHPWETGTDDTPPWITELHTHWTPFWISLIGAVHADKLIDLIRQDLQSASIEQRMSTMDALRLYNIVVRMRRKKYQTNLILKHGLFAIEDLFFNSILIRNNQILEEIAKTIRRQLPRELHVQMTRAALALDDLWDEQSEQYYSQNFVTDEKLRVPTIAALMPLYSRAITHERAKKLVHLLKNRKEFWTTYPVPSVPLSSTHFREIHYWSGPVWLNTNWLLADGLRHYGYDDIAQSITTSSLALVEKSGFREYFSPLDGSGAGATNFSWTAALIIDMLAHNEPAAVLEAKK
- a CDS encoding YajQ family cyclic di-GMP-binding protein, encoding MAKDSTFDIVSDFDLSEMHNAIDQSKREIANRYDFKGTAAELTFDPKGHGSGSLVIMGDNDFHIESILDIVRKKLASRGISQKTLDTSLPETTANMVVRKEVYLRKGLDQEKAKQITNLIRQQFPKIKAQIQGDTVRVSSQSKDELQRLMQTLRDTSLEFPINFVNYR
- the pheT gene encoding phenylalanine--tRNA ligase subunit beta — encoded protein: MKVSLNTIKYLNRTYHSAGDPTADGVDALIDRINKQLGAIEETIDLGKRYVGLRIVRVIRCEDHPNADKLHLCLVDDDKQVDGVERDSDGYVQIVCGAPNVREGMLAVWIPPGHVVPESVDSNEPFVIEKKEIRGRASNGMMASPRELALGDYHEGILEIKDEVEPGVLFADYYNLKDDLVIDIENKMFTHRPDCFGYLGVARELAGIKHEVYKSPEWYKPELGTLSPDGDELSLGFDNQLPELVPRFTALTVRDVKVGPSPLWLQIELAKVDIRPINNVVDLTNLYMVLTGQPIHAYDYDKVAALSENGKAALVVRHPREGEKITLLNGKTIEPWAGAMMVATNKQLICLGGAMGGGETEVSETTTNLIIEAATWDMYAMRRTAMTHGIFTDAVTRFTKGQSPLQNLAVVNKITEEITHYASGKVASRTIDDIHLLDGTLERHSLHEPIRIDAQFINERLGSSLAASEMATLLRNVEFDVTVANDWIQVTAPFWRTDIEIPEDLVEEVGRLYGYDNFPLVLPTRDLTPARRNQFFDLRSAIRRSLSKAGANEVLTYSFVHGNLLDKVGQDRKLAFQLSNALSPDLQYYRMSLMPSLLEKVAPNLRSGYSQFVLFEMGKGHTLLHKDDGEDNLPQEFELLGGVYAAADKVKTSGAAFYQARKYLTVLAKDIGLSLKFVPITEEMPHVPIMQPYESRRSVLVYIDDDSEQLLGVLGEFKTSVRQALKLPQHTAGFEINLKAAMAAQRQVNNYQVLSKFPPTEQDICFKVKTETEYGQLLKVVLEFFKPRDFIFHVTPVDIYQRQAEPSNKQITFRLVIQHYERTLKTVEINELL